The proteins below come from a single Chrysiogenia bacterium genomic window:
- a CDS encoding nuclear transport factor 2 family protein has translation MATAKKTNQKTKKTAKKTAKKVAKKATAKTAKKAVKKAAKKAAPLATGEENIAIVRAFLRACEKNDVAGACAMLSENAVYHNIPLPPIRGRKRIQATLENAMKWTRDFRAVNVNVAAGGNAVLTERIDSMVVAGIYVELPVMGTFEIQNGKITAWRDYFDLIQIIRQLATGMPGLLKFIPGLSN, from the coding sequence ATGGCCACTGCCAAGAAGACCAACCAAAAGACGAAGAAGACTGCAAAGAAAACCGCGAAGAAAGTCGCCAAAAAGGCTACTGCGAAAACAGCCAAAAAAGCGGTGAAGAAGGCCGCAAAGAAGGCGGCCCCGCTCGCAACGGGCGAGGAAAATATTGCCATCGTCCGCGCATTCCTGCGCGCGTGCGAGAAGAATGATGTTGCCGGCGCCTGCGCAATGCTCTCGGAAAATGCCGTCTATCACAACATTCCGCTGCCCCCGATTCGCGGTAGGAAGCGCATCCAGGCGACCCTCGAAAACGCGATGAAGTGGACCCGTGATTTCCGCGCGGTCAATGTGAACGTCGCCGCCGGAGGAAACGCCGTGCTCACCGAGCGCATCGATTCCATGGTTGTCGCCGGGATCTACGTCGAGCTGCCGGTGATGGGTACTTTCGAGATTCAGAACGGCAAGATCACCGCCTGGCGCGATTACTTCGACCTCATCCAGATCATCCGTCAGCTTGCCACCGGAATGCCGGGCCTGTTGAAATTCATTCCAGGGCTCTCGAACTAA